The genomic interval GCGCCTGAGTGACGGCGTCATCCTGCGCCAGTACCGCAATGTCGCCAAGGCCGAGACCTGGGGGGCAGAAATCGCCGCCAGCTACTGGCTGACCCAGGAGTGGGAGCTGGCCACCAAGCTCGGCTGGGTCGACGGGGAAGACAGCCAGGGCGAGGCGCTGCGCACCCTGACGCCGCTCGAGGGCAACACCCGCCTGAGCTACCAGACCAATGACTGGAGCCTGGGGCTGCAGGCGGACTACGCCGCAGCCATGGACAGGGTGCCCAGCTGCGGCAACAGCCTGACCAAGCGCCAGGATGCCTGCCTCACCAGCGCGGGCTGGTTCAGCCTCGCCATGACGGCGGACTGGCTGATCACCGATGCCCTCAAGGTCAACTTCAAGCTCGATAACCTGTTCGACACCCGCTACATCCGCTATCAGGACGTGGCCGGGCTGGAAGCCGGGACCGACGCCGGACTCTTCACCCAGAGCGGCCGCACCTTCAGTGCCAGCCTGCGCTACACCTTCGTGGGGATCTGATGCACAGCCTGCTTGTACTGGCCAGCCTGCTGGCCATCCCGGCCCCTGCCGCCCCGCTTCCTGAGGCAACCCAGGAGGCCGCGCCCCTTATCCCCGAGCGCCCACTGCAGATGAAGGGGGAGATAGCCCGCCTCGATCCCTATGGCGGCTGGCGCGACGACAGTCGCCGCTCCCCCGAGCTGCTGGCGCTGCTGCGCGAGCAGAACCGCTGGACCGAACAGCAACTCGCCGACCAGCAGCCGCTTGCGAAGACGCTGCAAGCCGAGTGGCAGGCCAGAGAGCGGGGCGAACCCCTGCCAGAGGAGTGGCTAACCGAGGCCGGCAGCCAGTGGCGCATGGCGGCGGACGGCAGCCTGTGGCAGCGCAGCGACGCAGGCTCCGCCCCCCGCCAGCGGCTGGCCCCCCGTCAACCCGACCAGGGTTATTACGAGATTGCCGCCTGGGCCCTGCACCCGGATGGCCGCCTGCTTGCCCTGGCCGAAGACCACCGAGGGGATAGGGACTACCGCATCACCTTGCTGGATCTGGCGAGCGGCGAGACGCTCGCCTCTTTGCCACACCGCGCCAGCGATCTGCTCTGGAGCCTGGATGGCAAGACCCTCTATACGGTCGCCAACGAGCGCCACACCCTGCGCCCCTGGCAACTGTGGGCCTGGCAGGCAGGTAAGGAGGCGCTTGTGCACCAGGAGGCCGATCCCGCCTGGCTGCTCAGCCTCTATCGCACCACGGACAAGCGTCACCTCATCTTGCAGAGCAACAACCACGACAGCTCGGAGCAATACCTGCTGGATGAGGGCGGCCCCACCCTGCTCAAGCCCCGTCAGCGCGGGCTCGAATACTACCTGGATACCCAGGGGGACAGGGTGCTTGTCAAGAGCAACCGGGACGGGGCCATGGGTCTTTATCAGGCGCCCAGCCTGGCTCAGGTAGCGAGCGGGCCCTGGCAACCCCTGTGGTCCGGCGAGGGCCGGGAGCTCGAGAAGTGGCGCCTGTTTGCCCACCACACTGTGCTGCAATACCGCAAGGCCGGGGACGACTGGCTCGATGTGCTGGATGCAGGCGGCAAGCTGACCCACAGCCTGGCGCTCACCGAAGGGGCCGGCACGGCCTGGATCCAGGGTGCCCATGATCCCGCCAGCCAGCAGATCCTGATCCGCCGCCAGGGCATGGCCGAGGCGCCGCACCAGTGCTGGCTGGATCTCGCCTCCGGCACCTGGAGCCAGGGGAAGGCTACCTCCTCCTCTCCCTACCGGAGCGAGCGGCGCTGGGTGGTCGGCCGGGACGGCGTCCGGGTGCCTGTCTCCCTGGTGTGGCGCAAGGACATTCAGGCCCCCAAGGCGCTGCTGCTCTACGGCTATGGTGCCTACGGCACTCCCATGCGCCCCTACTACCAGCCCCAGGTGCTGAGCCTGCTGGATCGCGGCTTCGTCTACGCCATCGCCCATGTGCGCGGCGGCGGTCTGCTGGGAGAGGCCTGGTACAAGGGGGGTCGTGGCCAGCAGAAGCAACACAGCGTGGACGATTTCCTGGCGGTGGCAGAGAGCCTGGCCCGGGATCCCGCCATCGATCCCGCCCGGCTGTTCGCTATGGGAGGCAGCGCCGGCGGTCTCTTGGTAGCGGCGGCCCTCAATCAGGCACCGACCCGCTTCGCAGGGGCTGTGCTGCAGGTGCCCTTCGTCGATCTGCTCGGCACCATGCAGGATCCCGAGCTGCCCCTCACCCGCCAGGAGTACGGGGAGTGGGGCAATCCGGCCATCCCTGCCGACTATGCGGCCATGCGCCGCCTGAGCCCCTATGACAACCTGCACGCGGCCCCCTACCCGCCCCTCTATGTGACGGCCGGGCTGCACGACAGCCAGGTGCCCTACTGGGAGCCCCTCAAGTGGCTGGCCCGCCTGCGAGCCCACAGCACAGGGGCCGGCCCCTATCTGCTGCACACCGAACTCGAGGGGGGCCACCTGGCCAATCCCCGCACGGCCGAGCTGCGCGCAGGCCGGGAGTATGCCTTCCTGCTCTCCCTGGCGGGGGTCCGTCACTGATGCCCCCATTCACCTTTTCTGTTTTGGAGTCACCCATGAAACCCTCCTCCCTAGCCCTCTGGCTGGCGGCGACCCTGCTCGCCCAACCCCTGCTGGCGGCCGAGCTGCAGTTTGTCGATGAACAACCCCTGACCACCACGCCCCAGGCCTGGCTGGAGCAGCGCCTCGGCGTGACCCTCGCCCCCGACTACGACAGGGCCAGCCTGCTCGGCCACCACCATAGCTTCCGCATGCTGGTCAACGGCCTGCCGGTGGCCACCACCCAGGCCGCCGTCAGCATAGACAGCGCCGGCAGACCCTGGCGCCTCTATCACAATCTGCGCCCACTGCAGAGCGCAGCGCCCGGCTGCGATGCCAACACCAGCCTGGATCCCCTGCTGGACCAGTTGCGCGCCGACGGCAGCCAGATAGCGCCGCTGGGACAGGTCGAAGCCTGGTACTGGCGTGACGGCGACACCCTGGTGCCGGCCCTGCGCCAGCGGGTGAGCGAGCACAAGGCGGGCAATGCCAAGGCCAGCCGAGTCCAGCTGTTTGCCAGTTGCGACGGCGATCGCGAACTTGGCCGCTGGGGGGATCAGGCAAGCACCCAGGCGGTGCGCACCCCAGAGGCGGGGGATCAGCGGGTCCTGGCGCGGGTGTTCGATCCCGATCCCCGCACCCAGCTGCAAGACGCCAGCCTGATCTGGCATGAGGCCCTGGTGCTGGCGGATGCCGCCTATCAGGACAAGGTGGAACTGCCGGTCACCCTGCTGGGCACTGACTATGTGCTGAGCGGCCCCCATGCTCGAGTGGTGGATGCCATCGAGCCCACTACTGCCCCCTACGGGGCAGACAACCAGCAGGCCTTTCGCCTGACCCGGGACGATCCAGGCTTTGCCGACATCAACGCCTACTACCACCTGGACTTGGCCCAGCGCCACCTCAAGGCGCTCGGCTTCACCGACCTCATCCCCGGTGCCCTCGACATCGACACGGACGCAGGCTACCAGGACAACTCCCTCTACGATCCGTTCGAGCGCAGGCTGGAGCTGGGTCGCAGCGGTGTCCCCGATGCCGAGGATCCCATGGTCATCTGGCACGAGTTCGGCCACGGCGTGCAGCACCACATCCTGCCGGATCTCGGGGAAGAGGGTGACTGGGGCGCCATCGGCGAGGGCTTCGGCGACTTCCTGGCCGCCAGCCATCGCCAGCGCAGCGAGGCGGGCCGCCAGTTCGAGCCCGCCATGGTGTTCAACTGGGATGCCCGCTTCACCGACCGCACCCCGCGCCAGCTGGACGATGCTCGGGCCCGCTACCACCCGGACTACAACTACCCGGCCCACCGCACCATCAACGGCAGCAGCGGGGATCAGCTGTGGGGCACACCGCTGTTCCAGGCCCTGCTGGCGTCGGTGGCCGAGCATGGCGAAGGGGCGCGGGACGAGTTTGACCGCGTCATCATCGAA from Aeromonas rivipollensis carries:
- a CDS encoding prolyl oligopeptidase family serine peptidase, producing MHSLLVLASLLAIPAPAAPLPEATQEAAPLIPERPLQMKGEIARLDPYGGWRDDSRRSPELLALLREQNRWTEQQLADQQPLAKTLQAEWQARERGEPLPEEWLTEAGSQWRMAADGSLWQRSDAGSAPRQRLAPRQPDQGYYEIAAWALHPDGRLLALAEDHRGDRDYRITLLDLASGETLASLPHRASDLLWSLDGKTLYTVANERHTLRPWQLWAWQAGKEALVHQEADPAWLLSLYRTTDKRHLILQSNNHDSSEQYLLDEGGPTLLKPRQRGLEYYLDTQGDRVLVKSNRDGAMGLYQAPSLAQVASGPWQPLWSGEGRELEKWRLFAHHTVLQYRKAGDDWLDVLDAGGKLTHSLALTEGAGTAWIQGAHDPASQQILIRRQGMAEAPHQCWLDLASGTWSQGKATSSSPYRSERRWVVGRDGVRVPVSLVWRKDIQAPKALLLYGYGAYGTPMRPYYQPQVLSLLDRGFVYAIAHVRGGGLLGEAWYKGGRGQQKQHSVDDFLAVAESLARDPAIDPARLFAMGGSAGGLLVAAALNQAPTRFAGAVLQVPFVDLLGTMQDPELPLTRQEYGEWGNPAIPADYAAMRRLSPYDNLHAAPYPPLYVTAGLHDSQVPYWEPLKWLARLRAHSTGAGPYLLHTELEGGHLANPRTAELRAGREYAFLLSLAGVRH
- a CDS encoding proprotein convertase P-domain-containing protein, yielding MKPSSLALWLAATLLAQPLLAAELQFVDEQPLTTTPQAWLEQRLGVTLAPDYDRASLLGHHHSFRMLVNGLPVATTQAAVSIDSAGRPWRLYHNLRPLQSAAPGCDANTSLDPLLDQLRADGSQIAPLGQVEAWYWRDGDTLVPALRQRVSEHKAGNAKASRVQLFASCDGDRELGRWGDQASTQAVRTPEAGDQRVLARVFDPDPRTQLQDASLIWHEALVLADAAYQDKVELPVTLLGTDYVLSGPHARVVDAIEPTTAPYGADNQQAFRLTRDDPGFADINAYYHLDLAQRHLKALGFTDLIPGALDIDTDAGYQDNSLYDPFERRLELGRSGVPDAEDPMVIWHEFGHGVQHHILPDLGEEGDWGAIGEGFGDFLAASHRQRSEAGRQFEPAMVFNWDARFTDRTPRQLDDARARYHPDYNYPAHRTINGSSGDQLWGTPLFQALLASVAEHGEGARDEFDRVIIESHFGLGPAIRMPQLARITVDTAARLYPARAYARHLEQAFRQHGLLQAPVNVALVEGNALVLDQRQSVQLNLSNPGSAPVTLNALTLSLPAGLQADPLAWSATTLAAGASTIATLRLLATSPLACGDEVSLPISLAMSGTSPTERQWQQSLTLPIGTPVISRANGQPLALKDAQSEEVRGISETSLVQEKSDARVSDRLQLNLDLQHQALDELEIWLNSPSGTRIQIWDKGYSPLPRLKGIFPTELLPLQPFTPLVGEPLAGRWTLEVVDSKPGNQGRINGWSISQRIGAQCGEPVAPPDDGIIHFDTADSSGGGTVNLLWLLPLTLWRRLRRRG